TAACCTCGCCGTCAAAGACGAAAAGTAAGTtcgaatttatttatttatttatttttgataatattaagATTAATTATTGTTCTTTGCTTCAGATTTCATTCTAGGATTTTGCGTAAAACTTTGTTATACCTTtttgtgttttgcttttttttttaatatttagttatttatttggataaatattaaaaatcaacCATAGCCATATAGGCATATACACTTTTTCCTCGGATTCATCAATTTGGTTGAAAAAGTTGAAGTGGTTGTTTGGTACAGTGTTCCAAGATTCTGTtgtttaattctctctctctctctgtgtctcttaaagttttatatttttctctttaatctTATTGGTTGATGAGAATATGGGCTCGAAAAGATAGACCAACaatgaaggaaaaacaaaatacgctactacattttttatttttttaatttcatttattcttcaatattatttttttaaaaaaaattcaatattaaaTATTCgaatgtgaaataaaaataaataatgattgaccctttttttcttataaatttgttactggacactttatttttatttttatttatttttatttttgttttttgtttttgggtttggaaggAATTGGatgcttaataataataataaattatgtgGTTGAAACTGGAAAGCGAGATCGGATTCCATGGTGGGTTTGGTTCACATGTTACTCttccttttgctttctttttttaatatcttgTCTTTCAAGttaatgttgttgttgttgtattatAATGTGTTGTGGGTTCGCTTCTGTTTGCtgatgtagaaaaaaaaaaaaaaagcatataccTTATGTGAGTTTGAAGggttctacttctttttttttcacttttaatttTACCCTTTTGCGTGTTTGTgcgttttactttttttttttttcaaagttgtagtatttacttcttcttcttttttctatctttctttctttttctttttctttttttgtcctttttttggTTTATCCTTCCTCCCTAATTATCATTTCCGGGGTAAAAAGATTTATCTAAATAAAAGTAATGATGTTCCAATTACAACGGGTTGtgttaacaattatgaaaaatattgtattcttaatatgattttataccaacaacaaaaaaaaaaaaaagtacgtaATACATACTAAGTAATGTTCAAGTAtggaagttatgtcctttttTAGATGTTTTTCTAAACCTCATATCTCAACCATGGAAGTTATgttcaagtatttttttttttttaaatgagaaacttgtaattttattaagaagaagataaatttaATACATCATGAGTAACAACTGATTCAATCAGCGATGAATTTTTCTCTATCCATATTACATAAGTATCAAGTTTGTTATGTCGTTAGACTTGTGCATACTTATTCGAGGAAGTTTATTTAAGAATGAAAATCCTCTATCCCACACTTGAGTATTCTACTTTTTGCCCCCATCGACTACAGAATGTCATTGGATTTTTTTCCATCTTAAATTTCGGTTACTTTATAAGGAAACATGTGGTTGTTGTCCATTTGTATAGATTTTAGTAAAATTCCAGTTTTTGCATAGattgttttcctttttagtTTCGATCTGCTCTCTCCTTGCTTTAAGGTATCCGATATTCAATCTCATATTGGACATCAAGAATTGCATAATGGACAACAATCACATGTTTCCTTGTTCACTTGACTGCTTGGATGACataaatgatataaaaggaTGATATAAGCAGATTTTGTagacaaaattaatttagaCAGGGTTCAAAGGAAATTTAATACTTGTTTTTTACATTGCAGGAATAAGATCAGTATTGTGGAAGCTGGTGCCTTAGAACCCATAATTAGTTTCCTCAAGTCACAAGATTTAAACCTACAGGAGTATGCCACTGCTTCTCTGCTTACTCTATCTGCTTCAACCGTTAACAAGCCTATTATAACTGCTTCTGGTGCCATTCCTCTCCTTGTGCAAGTCCTTAAACATGGAAGCCCACAAGCCAAGGCTGATGCAGTAATGGCCCTTTCCAATCTCTCAACACACCCAAATAATCTTCATATCATTCTTGAAACCAAACCAATCCCTTCAATAGTTAATTTGCTTAAAAACTgtaaaaaatcttcaaaaactGCTGAAAAATGCAGTGCTCTCATAGAGTCTTTAGTGGGTTTCGATGAAGGCAGAATTGCTTTGACATCAGAAGAAGGTGGAGTGCTTGCAGTGGTCGAGGTGCTTGAAAATGGTTCTCTCCAAAGTCGAGAGCATGCAGTGGGAGCATTGCTGACAATGTGTCAGAGTGATCGATGTAAATATAGGGAACCGATTCTTAGAGAAGGGGTGATACCTGGACTTCTTGAGCTCACTGTTCAAGGAACACCCAAGTCTCAATCTAAAGCACAAATGCTCTTGCAGTTGCTGAGAGAGTCTCCATATCCAAGATCCGAGCTTCAACCTGACACACTGGAGAACATAGTGTGTAACATTATATCTCAAATTGATGGAGAGGATCAATCCGGAAAGGCAAAGAAGATGCTAGCAGAGATGGTGCAAGTTAGCATGGAACAGAGCTTGAGACATTTACAACGAAGGGCTTTGGTATGCACACCAACTGAGAAGCTGCCTATTGCTAGTTGTACTTCTGAAGTTTCTTCAAAATGATCGTTTTGGTTTACACCTTTGTCTTTTCCACATGGGTTTGTAAAATGTAACTTTCcatagcattaaaaaaaaaaaaaaagtatagtatGGAATGCCAGTCCAGGCCGTTTATGGTGGTATCTGGTGACTGGTAAATGTCAATAAACTTAAAAGTTTGTTTGAAGATAATTTTGTAGTTTGTTTGTAAAGGAACTTGCTGTATTAATAGTTTTATACAAATAGTACAGTTCTTCTTTCTCCATTTGTTTATGTACCATAATTTCCTTGTATGATGTGGGTGACCGATGCAGAGTTATAGAAATCATAGCTGAGGTTTCTGAAGTccattgatattttttaattgaaatgcATTCAAAGAAGGGTTTTATTAATGTATGCCGTTAGCCTTCATAcattagtaaaccattttagaaaatttcttatgaaaaattaaaaaagttgttaaaaaagtTGGTAACTTTTTCTATTGTTCATAAAgagttttttaaaatgaataattaatgtttgttCTTATGAAAACTtagatgaaaattttctaaaagagttcgtaactttttttatttttcatgaaatttttttaaaaataaatgattaatcAGACCCAAGAAGAAAACCCAGATGAAATCACACAGATTCTAATTCACTAGAGGAAATCAGCTAGGACACCATCCGATAGTTATTTGTAAGTCATTTGATCACTCCCATCTGATGAATGATACAGATACAGTAATTCCTGAGGCTGCTTCTGGTTCAAGATTGATGGGCCTCAGGTCAGCATCTGTTTGTTGTTTGTTGAGTTGATCTTTGCTTTGATCAGTGTCAAAATTTCACTCATTGTTGGTTTGAAtcctcaattttttgttttctctgtaATTGAATTTTCTAGAATCTTTGAAGTATGATTGATTCCTGAActgacaaaaataaaagtttggtaGCCTGACCAAACTAGACTTGTCAGAGGTAGGAAATTCAATTCTTAAAGGGTGCATTCACTTGTCATTGCAGTTTAACGGTTTGTTACTTTTCTTGTTTACAAATCCTAAGGTAGGACTTGACCCACGTCACTTAACTTTCCTGTTTCgcagatttttatttattagtctAGAGTCTAGACTTTTGTGGTTCCAGTTTTCACTTTTACCGATTGACACTGTTTCGTTTTAATTgcattttttgttgattttgtacCTTATGCTTTATGTATAGGCTTTGGCCATGTGAAGCTCGTGCAAAGCTTTTTGTTGTAATGTACAACAATGAcatttttcaaccaaaaaagaaaaaaacattgaCATTCTATCTCATATTGAGAAATGCCTTAGAAGCATTGAACTTATACTTACAAGGAGGTAGAAAatcaaggaaaaggaaaggaataaataaaaaaataagtttaattaTGATTTTGGTCCCTAATTTTGCCTCATGTTTTAAAATGGTTTCTAATGTTTTAAAAGTGCCTAACATTTTTGATAATACATTAAAATAgtcattgtcattgtcattCCTGTTAACTTCTAATAGatgttgttttaaaaaatgttgaaaaaacattttaaaaaaacatagatttttttataagcTCTTCCTTCTGAATTTTCTTCACCTTTTCCAAGCTACCACTATCCTATACAGAAAGTGCTTCATCACAAATTACTTATTATATAAGTTGaattatttgcttattttgtgTATTGCTTCTGTAAATGGGTCCAAACActtataacatgtttttttaAAGTACTATCTAATTTTAATAACTTGACTTATATAAAACCATTTCATTTTTTCCTATCAAAATAACTCAACTTATTAGTATGAATCATTTACTCTCTGTTTCCTTTTCAGCCTCATTTTGTACTTTGGATTAATTTCTCGGATAAGTAAGGTAAAAATTATCcacttaatttaattttctaaatgaTGAATTCTAAATTTGTAATGTTATATGGACATAAAAGTGAACTATGGTTATCTAATGAAAGCCTTTAAGGAAATGGATTGATTTGGTTGGtattattaaattatgttaggacatatgtgtttcacttgtttagaacatatgtcattcctttatataatttgttaatcctttgacaaaacacactttacttgtaattgggtagaattaggatgagttttatacttcaagaaactgtgttttaagatcaagtgttgaagtcatcaaatatgtccaagaaacaagctgaaaagtgcaagttcattaaatctcgacagctagcatgtttCGAGATTTAAAGAGTTGTTCCAGCCCATGGCTTGACAacatctcgatacctctatctattgagatttaagaaaaacagattctaagttctgttttgattccaatccgtggatgtgtctttgggctttcttttctcctaaccctagacatataaaatgattattttaagggcagTCAAAGAGatacaagttgcacaagcattgagaaatccttgttcatgcaaattgtgacttgagacgaagttcttgccctagttcatctctcttgtgaagaagttgttgtgtctttgcaccgtagggttttgtaaccaagcatattctcgatcttcatcgtgtggatgaattgaagaactttgcagctgacaatcttctctagttggtgattgaagtcacgtactaggatccgcgcaattgattagtcacgtacttgggagccgtgcatcaaaaggagaaattgtcactacagaacaagtccaattgggtattggggtaagggttcaactgtaggttggtaaggtacttgggattcctttacttgtaaccgcttgttgtgataatagtggaatttcgagagtagtgaccttaaaatcacccgatggggtttttgccgtgtaggttttccccattcgtaaacaaatcaccgtgtcatttaatttatactaaatacttagtttatttggtgatttgtttgtgctaccacgctttgcatgttaatttgattaattaataacttggctaattaatcaacttaattcatcacaaggagtcaatttgtttttggcctatcaaattaGATCATCTGTAACTGGGAAATCAACCATGCAATTCAATTCTAAATAAAATCCTATGTTGTAACTAGATAATGAGCCCTGCAATTCTGCTAAAACCCATTGTCTAACTGAGATCTTAAGTTTCATTCACTGCTCTATCCACAGGAACAAAGTTGGAGTCTATTTGTTTCATTGTCCATATGTGATATGACAAACCGTAGCTCATCAAATCTGTTGCTCACTAGCATGTTTGTCTGCAATATTCATATGACTTAAAGTTTTGGGGAAGCACCAACATCTTTGGTTTCCAACATTAAAGTTTAAGAGTCGTCAAAATATGACTTGATTATTGATATTCAATTACACTACTGCCTAAGGACATAAGCAAAAAACACTGTTGTGGGTAGTATCATATAATGCCTAAATTTTGGAGATACTGATGCTAAGTTTGTTCCGATTATGCCCTCATTTAATTATATGGTTTGACAgattttgattatgtttttatttcatAGATTTGACTgttttttacttgtttcttcCCCCTTCCCCTTGGCCAGGGACATGCAAAGAGTGCACTGGAGCAGAAGTATGACAACAATAGATCAGAGGGAGAGATAATCAAGTTATCtttgtatttataaaattctATTAAGAGAAAAGACAATGTAGTCCAAAGATGTTGAATACTTTTAATCAGTTATTCAAAATATTGTTATAGCTTTAGCTCTTTCATATCTTGCTATTTAATTGAGGTTGTTCAACAATTAAAACATGGAACAACATTTTAAAGTCTCATGTGGACAGTTTCGATTTTATGTTTGATTGTATCATATGTAAAGACATGGCCTGTGCGATCTCTTTTGAAAAATTGCAACTTTATGCAAATTGAAATAATGGGATTCAAATAATCACTCATAGAACAAGTCTTCcatataaaaatagtaaaaaaaaaaaagggtaaattacaatAACCTACCCTGAGGTTTGAGGCATTACTAAACACATCCAAAGGTTTTACAAAATGACCAATTTGGTATTTAATCACTAGTACTGTTTGTGCACCGTTTATTAAACCATTTAGGCCCCGTTTAGTAGAATAtcttaaacacatattttcagtttttaaataacattacacgcattttacacactttttcacccacacgtatttcaaaaaactacaaacaacatTATTCAAACTTCTCCACCAAATGGGccctttatttttaaattttttgttttccttttcttccttctctcccTTCACGCcagaaaatctctctctctaacctctaactctctctctcaaatctcatAAACTCTCATGGCCAACATAGACCCATGCGCTACTAGACCTTTGCTCTCAGTGGATCCATCATCTTCTCAACCTCCATACTGCTGATTCGTGTTTCACGTGTCATCTAGGACCCTCTAGCTTGTAGATTGAAGAGTGGGTTTGGGGTTTTGAGGGAATGAGAATCAGATAGGGAGAAGATGTTTGTTGGTCTCGGGttttagagagaaaagtgaGATGAGAGATGAGAGGCCATCTTTGTGGTGGTGTTTGCTGAGGTTCACCGTGGAGGAGCATGGAGGCTTTACTTTGTTTAGATCGGTGAGgcagaagagagaagagaatgaTTTTCAGTGAGGAGAGTTGCTAGTTGAGGAGGCTTATACTTATTATGATCGAAGATAGAATCATGGAGGCTCAGCCATGGTTGGTGTGTGGTTTTTGGAGAGAGCTCGAGATTGGAAAGACCTAAATAAAGGAGAGCTCAAATCCGAGggatagagagagaagagctCGGTGATAGTAGGGGCGAGTAGTAGATTCACTGCTTGTGGTGGCAGTGATGTTCGAAGATGGAGGTACTCAGGTGGTCGGCCATGAGAGTTTcagagattagagagagagctgGAGGTTAGAGACAGAGAAAAGAAATTTCCTGGTGTGAAgggagggaaaaagaaaaggaaaaaaaaaagtttaataaatgATGCACAAACGATGTTAATGACtaaggaccaaattgatcattttttaaaacctttagATCTGCTTGGTAATACCCCAAACCTTAGGGTAGGTtattgtaatttaccctaaaaacATGTTTCATATCACCACACATCGCATTACGTTTTCTAGGTTCCATATCATCACACACCCAACTTATTGATATTGCCTGTGTGATAATGGAGCCATCAAatgtggaaaaaagaaaaagaaaaaaaggaaaccattgaatgtgacaaaaatacgATCATATTTTATACTGGTACTGCTTAATGTGACGATCAAACCATCAAACGtgagagaaaaataaggaaaccactaaatgtgacaaatgTACAGTCACATATGATATTTTTACTAACATGAagatgaaactgtcaaatgtgagtaaaaaaattagggaaccaccaaatgtgacaaaaatatggtcatatgtgatgttggtattacTTAATATGACGTTTGAATCATCAAATGTGagtaaaaaataagggaactacTAAATGTGCTAATGCGACGataaaaccatcaaatgtgagaaaaaaataaggaaaccaccaaatgtgacaaagtataatcacatgtgatattgATACTATCTAATGTGacgatgaaaccgtcaaatgtgatgttttgGTAACCTAGTATAGCAATTTGCCTACTTATGAaattgtacccaaaaaaaaagaaaaaaagaggaggtGATATACTATAGAATTACCCTCCAAATGAAAACAACTAGGTCTTATTTTCAAAACCCCATTAAACCACTTTAGTCTTCAACCTAAGTAGGAAAAACTTTCACTACTCTAAGGGTCTGCTTGGCTaggaggatgaaaaagtggaaggatagaaaataggAAGGGGATGGAAAAGCGAggagatagaaaatattttagttttcctATATAGTGTTTGGTTAGGAGAGTGGAAAAGTAGAGGGGTGAAAAACTTTTGTTGAGGTACAATTTTATACCCATGCCACATCCCCAATCCTCTTTGATCTTATTTATCTAGTCACCAAAAATACCTAAATATCATTCACAAACTATAATGGATCTCTATAATTATTTCCCATCTTATTACCTAAATTGGGTCACAATATAAAACATCAccaaaaaatgcccaaaatcTCATATCTTATCCAATTTTATATTACTATTTGGCAAAGTCCAAAACTGGCCCTATGAGCCCAATAAATACATTCTATTTTATTCAAACCCATTCTCAAAGAACCATGACAATATCTATCCAttgatgacaatttttttcactcCATATGGAACTATTTTATTAACAACCCACGTCACGTCAACATTATCATAGATTTTGAGTAAATCTCCTTTAAAGCCTAAAAGAGCCCATATTTTATTCAACTACATGGATCTTCTACTTCATCAATATGTACcacaacatcatcaacatcaatgTATGGGATGGGCTTGAGCAATGATTCAAGCCAACTTATGGAAAATGGCTTTTCCAATGAAAGCCCATATTATACAAAATGAGACAAAGCTCATGGTTCAAGCCCATGACAAATCATCTTATTTTGAACTCATGATCCAAGAGCATGAGTCTCATTGGGAAAACTTTGGGAGTTGTGGTTTGGAGGGTCAAGAAGTATGTTTAGTAAAGTTCCACAGTTTAAAGTCGATAAAAGAAACATATTGCTTAGCATGTCTTCTCCAATTCCTTAAACTTTGGTGAGTTAGTGTGCAATAGGTGACATCTAGCAAACATCTCATATCATATAacacttaaaataataaaactccGCGTTACTCTTTATCTAAAACTTAATGTtcattatataataaaattttgaaaatctgaatttattattccatataaaatatattactattttcaacTAAATTCATCCCTAACACATGCCTAAATTTGATTGGCTATCTctattttccaaaatataagatataaatataaaatcctaGCCAGCTGTTATATCAGCCCAAATATTCCCTTCCAGCTGCCTAACTTCAATATTAAATGCTCTGTTTGCTCCCTAAGATTTTGTTCATAATATAAAAGACCGTAATTATGTCTCTAAACCTCATTAAATATCAACCAATTAGTTCATTACTTACTGAAATTATGTTGTACTAGAATCAT
This portion of the Castanea sativa cultivar Marrone di Chiusa Pesio chromosome 7, ASM4071231v1 genome encodes:
- the LOC142643711 gene encoding uncharacterized protein LOC142643711 — translated: MESAADNHSTDSNSEADNNNNNMTRPISSSSSAVQRALLLIQSDDLDCKLQAAREIRRLTKTSQRCRRQLSEAVNPLVSMLRVRVDSPESYPQHEAALLALLNLAVKDEKNKISIVEAGALEPIISFLKSQDLNLQEYATASLLTLSASTVNKPIITASGAIPLLVQVLKHGSPQAKADAVMALSNLSTHPNNLHIILETKPIPSIVNLLKNCKKSSKTAEKCSALIESLVGFDEGRIALTSEEGGVLAVVEVLENGSLQSREHAVGALLTMCQSDRCKYREPILREGVIPGLLELTVQGTPKSQSKAQMLLQLLRESPYPRSELQPDTLENIVCNIISQIDGEDQSGKAKKMLAEMVQVSMEQSLRHLQRRALVCTPTEKLPIASCTSEVSSK